A single window of Carassius gibelio isolate Cgi1373 ecotype wild population from Czech Republic chromosome A19, carGib1.2-hapl.c, whole genome shotgun sequence DNA harbors:
- the LOC127934894 gene encoding uncharacterized protein LOC127934894 isoform X1, with protein MADECLHSVQLELEAVGKQIRDLERRQAELRERRAALESSRADAHKSGVSIQRAVNSPTTSTPCVSLRRPGAPRTRSSQMSFTATPGHHGPWVHPQRRMRAGSRATTSPPPAFEISIQNRFAPLRETGRDAVIIGDSIVRHVSATLAEGKVHTHCLPGARVLDVSAQIPAILKDDESPRAVVLHAGVNDTTLRQTETLKRDFRSLIETVRSTTPAATIVVSGPLPTYRRGHERFSRLFALNEWLLSWCKEQKLLFVNNWNLFWERPRLFRADGLHPSRVGAELLSDNISRTLRSM; from the coding sequence atggcggatgaatgtctccactctgtgcagctcgagctcgaggccgtggggaagcagattcgcgacctggaacggaggcaggccgagctgagagagcggagagccgcgctggaatcatcccgggctgacgctcacaagtccggggtaagtatacagcgtgctgttaacagtcccaccacgtctactccgtgtgtttctctgcgcaggcccggggcacccaggacgcgatcttcccagatgtccttcactgcgacgccgggacaccacggaccctgggtgcatccacagcggaggatgcgagccgggtcccgggcgacgacatctccccctcctgccttcgagatctccatccagaaccgcttcgctcccctccgcgagacaggacgcgacgctgtgatcatcggagactccatcgtccgacacgtaagtgctacgttagccgaaggtaaagtgcacactcattgtttgcctggtgctcgtgttctcgatgtttctgcgcagatacccgcgatcctgaaggacgacgagagcccgagagcggtcgtgcttcacgccggggttaacgacaccacgctgcggcagacggagacgctgaagagggacttcaggagcctgatcgagacggttcgcagcacgacgcccgcggcgacgatcgtcgtgtcaggaccactgcccacgtatcgacgaggacacgaaaggttcagtagactttttgctttaaatgaatggttgttgtcatggtgtaaagaacagaaactgctatttgttaataactggaatcttttctgggagcgtcctagactgtttcgcgctgatggattacaccccagtcgagtcggagcggagcttctctctgacaacatctccaggacacttcgctccatgtga
- the LOC127934894 gene encoding uncharacterized protein LOC127934894 isoform X2 translates to MADECLHSVQLELEAVGKQIRDLERRQAELRERRAALESSRADAHKSGVSIQRAVNSPTTSTPCVSLRRPGAPRTRSSQMSFTATPGHHGPWVHPQRRMRAGSRATTSPPPAFEISIQNRFAPLRETGRDAVIIGDSIVRHIPAILKDDESPRAVVLHAGVNDTTLRQTETLKRDFRSLIETVRSTTPAATIVVSGPLPTYRRGHERFSRLFALNEWLLSWCKEQKLLFVNNWNLFWERPRLFRADGLHPSRVGAELLSDNISRTLRSM, encoded by the exons atggcggatgaatgtctccactctgtgcagctcgagctcgaggccgtggggaagcagattcgcgacctggaacggaggcaggccgagctgagagagcggagagccgcgctggaatcatcccgggctgacgctcacaagtccggggtaagtatacagcgtgctgttaacagtcccaccacgtctactccgtgtgtttctctgcgcaggcccggggcacccaggacgcgatcttcccagatgtccttcactgcgacgccgggacaccacggaccctgggtgcatccacagcggaggatgcgagccgggtcccgggcgacgacatctccccctcctgccttcgagatctccatccagaaccgcttcgctcccctccgcgagacaggacgcgacgctgtgatcatcggagactccatcgtccgacac atacccgcgatcctgaaggacgacgagagcccgagagcggtcgtgcttcacgccggggttaacgacaccacgctgcggcagacggagacgctgaagagggacttcaggagcctgatcgagacggttcgcagcacgacgcccgcggcgacgatcgtcgtgtcaggaccactgcccacgtatcgacgaggacacgaaaggttcagtagactttttgctttaaatgaatggttgttgtcatggtgtaaagaacagaaactgctatttgttaataactggaatcttttctgggagcgtcctagactgtttcgcgctgatggattacaccccagtcgagtcggagcggagcttctctctgacaacatctccaggacacttcgctccatgtga